One Paenisporosarcina sp. FSL H8-0542 genomic region harbors:
- a CDS encoding spore germination protein, giving the protein MKIWKRARQVVVESKNKLSSQPQPQPQSQSQSPTPTPTQPELKPVSLASIKDELKDIDDAVFKDYQTKEGLVTVVYLSTLIDPLILHKAIILPLVNDQGEVLKSFDAMEGWNKQKILMSIVNGNTVIYHHDKLQYLKAQTFSPPVRAISSSEMESSVIGPQDAFTESLNTNLSLIKRRIQQTGLKSKEYTIGTETNTKISVMYIEHLVNDENLQRIQDRIEKLDYTGFLDITMLKQLVEDNPFSPFPQYGATSRPDVAVGSLLDGRIVIAMENSQTVMVCPSSFIEMFNSSEDFYNRWTTATLLRILRFTGFFITIMLTPMYISALSYHPGILPFELLIMIQESRSRVPFPPVIEVLFIELVIEILREAGSRMPTKIGQTIGIVGGIVIGTAAVEAGLVSNTLIVLVAVSALLSFLMPNFLMSNASRFVRYIFILAAGLFGLLGQMLALAWLFNHLLNLTSLGTPYMTPVIPRSWSDLRDSIVRFPLAFLQKRTGMSRAKKVNKPTK; this is encoded by the coding sequence ATGAAAATATGGAAACGTGCACGGCAAGTGGTTGTAGAGAGCAAAAACAAGTTATCATCTCAACCTCAACCTCAACCTCAATCACAATCACAATCACCAACACCAACACCAACACAACCTGAATTGAAACCTGTTTCCCTAGCATCTATTAAAGACGAGCTCAAAGATATTGATGATGCAGTTTTCAAAGATTATCAAACAAAAGAAGGTCTTGTTACAGTTGTCTATTTGAGCACGCTGATTGATCCGTTGATTTTACATAAAGCCATCATCCTGCCGCTAGTTAATGATCAGGGAGAAGTCTTGAAGTCTTTTGATGCAATGGAAGGTTGGAATAAGCAAAAGATACTTATGTCCATTGTCAATGGCAATACGGTTATCTATCATCATGACAAACTACAATATTTAAAAGCTCAAACATTCAGTCCTCCAGTACGAGCCATTTCCAGCTCGGAAATGGAGTCCAGCGTAATTGGACCACAAGATGCATTTACAGAATCCTTGAACACAAACTTATCTTTAATAAAAAGAAGAATTCAGCAAACGGGATTGAAAAGTAAAGAATATACAATCGGGACGGAAACGAATACAAAAATATCGGTTATGTATATTGAACATCTTGTGAATGATGAAAACCTTCAGCGAATTCAGGACCGCATCGAAAAGCTGGATTACACGGGTTTTCTGGATATCACCATGCTTAAACAATTGGTAGAAGACAATCCCTTTTCCCCATTTCCCCAATATGGTGCAACGTCCAGACCGGATGTTGCTGTCGGCTCACTACTTGATGGGCGAATTGTTATTGCAATGGAAAATAGTCAAACTGTAATGGTTTGTCCTTCATCATTTATCGAAATGTTCAATTCATCTGAAGACTTTTATAACCGGTGGACCACAGCTACTCTTTTGCGTATATTACGATTCACAGGATTCTTTATTACCATTATGCTTACACCTATGTATATCTCGGCTCTTTCCTATCATCCAGGCATTCTTCCATTTGAACTATTAATCATGATCCAGGAATCTAGAAGCAGAGTGCCATTTCCTCCTGTGATTGAAGTGTTGTTCATTGAATTGGTAATTGAGATTCTGAGAGAAGCCGGATCGCGGATGCCTACAAAAATTGGTCAAACAATTGGTATTGTAGGCGGTATCGTTATAGGGACGGCAGCAGTTGAAGCAGGACTTGTCAGTAATACACTCATTGTGCTTGTAGCGGTTTCCGCTTTATTGTCATTCCTGATGCCAAATTTCCTCATGAGCAATGCCAGTCGATTTGTTCGATACATTTTCATTTTGGCAGCAGGATTATTTGGTTTGCTTGGTCAAATGCTGGCTCTTGCCTGGTTATTCAACCACTTACTGAATTTAACATCACTCGGCACACCATATATGACGCCAGTGATACCGCGCTCATGGTCTGACCTGAGAGACAGCATTGTTCGTTTTCCATTGGCGTTTCTCCAAAAGAGAACAGGCATGTCTAGAGCTAAGAAAGTGAATAAGCCTACAAAATAG
- a CDS encoding GerAB/ArcD/ProY family transporter, translating to MDVTKKKVLNGYHVVFLVQNIMVGMGLLSLNNSLSPVGYGQWWLPVLFGLVANATLIPIIWLALQYKDDDLFDIHEKLFGKWIGKTLNSLLILYATVLFAAVIQNYLDLIQSTALPGRLMTGHLILFILLTVFIIKGGIKSLARFCILTFFLTGWMIYFLRWGIAEGEIRHLLPLFNFTASEFWDATKKGYNTLVGYELIMFYFPYIRKPEKAFKHASIGIWLTTSFYLAVTIVGVMYFSEWQLEHVLFPVLKLFQAVDLAFVERIDTFGITIWVFLILTTAGAYLWTAKKGMDSVRNKNSQYHIYVMAVMTYIIINLPISQLMRKALYEKIFYVSYGLILWPILLCLLHLVRRKKKEAKK from the coding sequence GTGGATGTAACTAAAAAGAAGGTGTTGAATGGGTACCACGTAGTTTTCCTAGTGCAAAATATCATGGTAGGCATGGGTTTGTTGTCCCTGAATAACTCTTTGAGTCCCGTTGGCTATGGTCAATGGTGGTTGCCTGTTCTTTTTGGACTAGTTGCAAATGCAACACTCATCCCCATAATTTGGTTGGCCTTGCAGTACAAAGATGATGACTTGTTTGACATTCATGAAAAATTGTTCGGAAAATGGATTGGGAAGACATTAAATAGTTTGTTGATTTTGTATGCCACTGTGCTTTTTGCTGCGGTCATTCAAAATTACCTGGATCTCATCCAAAGCACTGCTTTGCCCGGGCGGTTGATGACAGGACATTTAATTTTGTTCATCTTGTTGACAGTGTTCATCATTAAAGGGGGCATCAAGTCACTTGCCAGGTTTTGTATACTGACGTTCTTTTTAACGGGATGGATGATCTATTTTTTGCGATGGGGCATTGCAGAGGGAGAAATCCGCCATCTATTGCCTCTTTTTAATTTCACGGCATCGGAATTCTGGGATGCAACCAAAAAAGGCTACAACACATTGGTAGGGTATGAATTGATCATGTTTTATTTTCCTTATATACGTAAACCAGAAAAAGCTTTCAAACATGCTTCCATTGGCATTTGGCTGACGACCTCTTTTTATTTGGCGGTCACCATTGTAGGCGTTATGTATTTTTCGGAATGGCAGCTTGAACATGTGCTCTTTCCTGTACTTAAACTGTTCCAGGCTGTGGACTTAGCGTTTGTCGAGCGAATCGATACGTTTGGTATTACCATTTGGGTATTTTTAATCTTAACGACGGCTGGCGCTTATTTATGGACAGCAAAGAAAGGGATGGACTCTGTCCGCAATAAAAACAGTCAATATCATATTTATGTCATGGCTGTGATGACGTATATCATAATCAATCTCCCGATTTCACAGCTGATGAGGAAAGCATTATATGAAAAAATATTCTATGTGAGTTACGGCCTAATATTATGGCCCATCCTGTTATGCCTGTTGCATTTGGTCAGAAGGAAGAAGAAAGAGGCGAAGAAATGA
- a CDS encoding PH domain-containing protein: MFKKLAADALGLSDIGIVVPKADFDKTESDDFLMHESGEEIFFLIKTKADEYCFTNKALIHVDGANAISKKRTLKRFDYAYHPITNVTLETAGTIDLDVEIKFTIGSIPMTVDIHKRFLAEIKDLYKVLFAISIEVKENEKKYAIAENSLSYASQSMGRIGNDEVTPAQSFEEITRFAHDWMQENRSKYAKKDFTDTFELYINQ, encoded by the coding sequence TTGTTTAAAAAATTAGCAGCAGATGCACTTGGTTTATCTGATATTGGAATTGTCGTACCGAAAGCGGATTTTGATAAAACGGAGTCTGATGATTTTCTTATGCATGAATCGGGTGAAGAAATCTTCTTCCTGATTAAGACAAAAGCAGACGAGTATTGTTTTACAAACAAAGCGCTGATTCATGTGGATGGAGCAAATGCCATCAGCAAGAAACGCACACTCAAACGTTTTGACTATGCATACCATCCGATTACAAATGTTACCTTGGAAACGGCCGGAACAATTGATTTGGACGTGGAAATTAAATTTACCATCGGTAGCATCCCTATGACAGTGGATATCCATAAACGCTTTTTGGCAGAAATTAAAGATTTGTATAAAGTGTTGTTTGCGATTTCTATTGAAGTAAAAGAAAACGAGAAAAAGTACGCCATTGCAGAAAACAGTTTATCTTACGCATCCCAGTCGATGGGGCGTATTGGAAATGATGAAGTAACGCCTGCTCAATCGTTTGAAGAAATCACTCGTTTCGCACATGACTGGATGCAGGAAAATCGCTCCAAATACGCAAAAAAAGACTTTACAGATACATTTGAGTTGTATATCAATCAATAA
- a CDS encoding SOS response-associated peptidase, producing MCGRYSLFAEFRIIEERFGEATFDEEDYEESYNIAPSQMVLSVINDGKKNRLGFLKWGLVPSWANDPKIAFKMINARAETVHEKPSFREAFKKRRCLIVADSFYEWKRTEERKIPMRIKMKNDDLFAMAGLWESWKDAKGNLVHTCTILTTEANELMSSFHDRMPVILKQEDEQKWLNPNLNHVDELRPFLIPLENGLLEAYEVSDKVNSPKNNAPELIEKVTG from the coding sequence ATGTGTGGACGTTACAGTTTGTTTGCAGAATTTCGAATCATTGAAGAACGTTTTGGTGAAGCCACTTTTGATGAAGAAGATTATGAAGAAAGCTACAATATTGCACCTTCCCAAATGGTCCTTTCCGTGATAAATGATGGTAAGAAAAACCGTTTGGGCTTTTTAAAGTGGGGGCTTGTTCCATCATGGGCAAATGATCCGAAAATCGCTTTTAAAATGATTAATGCCAGAGCGGAAACTGTACATGAAAAACCAAGTTTTCGTGAAGCTTTCAAGAAGAGAAGATGCCTAATTGTCGCAGACTCATTTTATGAATGGAAACGTACGGAAGAACGCAAAATTCCGATGCGTATTAAAATGAAAAACGATGATCTCTTTGCGATGGCAGGATTATGGGAGTCGTGGAAAGACGCAAAAGGCAACCTTGTTCACACATGCACCATTCTTACAACCGAAGCGAATGAATTGATGTCATCCTTTCATGATCGGATGCCAGTCATTCTTAAACAAGAAGATGAACAAAAGTGGTTAAATCCAAATTTGAATCATGTGGATGAGTTGAGACCGTTTTTAATTCCATTGGAAAATGGCTTGCTCGAAGCATATGAAGTGTCCGACAAAGTGAACTCTCCCAAAAATAATGCACC
- a CDS encoding VOC family protein: MTFHQHPTTYTKHVQLQVADLSRSTIFYENILGLRILVQTKSIVSFTTNGQDAILTIEQPIEVSNHPTNAAGLYHMALLLPSKKELGIVFNHIRSTGYPFSGASDHMVSEALYLNDIDGNGIELYYDRSPDVWKWQRDMVEMTIDPLDIQSLVASAEQTPFNGMPEGTVMGHVHLRVADLDEAETFYVKGLGFDVVNRYGTQALFISSNGYHHHIALNTWGNPSSIKRTEQTLGMKSFSIVYPSEEARQKVVAQLKEIGATVSVQSDYVSVIDPSGIEVQLFIA, from the coding sequence ATGACATTCCATCAACATCCAACCACTTATACAAAGCATGTCCAATTACAAGTAGCGGACTTATCTCGCTCTACTATTTTTTACGAAAACATATTGGGACTTCGTATTTTGGTTCAAACAAAATCAATTGTCAGTTTTACTACTAACGGACAAGATGCTATCTTAACAATTGAACAACCTATAGAAGTCAGCAACCACCCCACAAACGCTGCAGGACTGTACCATATGGCCTTGCTACTGCCTTCCAAGAAAGAACTAGGAATCGTTTTCAATCATATTCGCAGCACCGGTTATCCGTTTAGCGGAGCGTCCGATCACATGGTGAGCGAAGCGCTTTACTTGAATGATATAGATGGAAACGGCATTGAGCTCTATTACGACCGTAGCCCTGATGTGTGGAAATGGCAACGTGACATGGTTGAAATGACCATCGATCCACTTGATATTCAGAGTCTTGTGGCAAGTGCAGAGCAGACACCATTCAATGGCATGCCTGAAGGAACCGTTATGGGTCACGTTCACCTCCGTGTCGCAGATCTCGATGAAGCAGAAACGTTTTATGTAAAAGGATTAGGATTCGATGTTGTGAATCGTTATGGAACACAAGCATTGTTCATATCTTCAAACGGCTACCATCATCATATTGCTCTTAATACATGGGGAAACCCTAGTTCGATTAAACGCACGGAACAAACACTTGGAATGAAAAGTTTTTCAATCGTTTATCCAAGTGAAGAAGCAAGACAAAAAGTTGTTGCACAATTAAAAGAAATCGGTGCAACCGTTTCAGTTCAAAGTGATTATGTAAGTGTGATAGATCCATCCGGTATTGAAGTTCAATTGTTTATCGCATAA
- a CDS encoding Ger(x)C family spore germination protein, with the protein MKNYLMLFVVSLLLLLSGCSTEQGSQPSLERLGMISVIAFDYIDEDKMKITVIMPQPATEAMKHTQAITVETDMLHKGLVEIASKADKAVTLEQLRVALFSEEFAEKGQMKEMVEFLYKDTEVRSNTFVAVVKDSAEELLRKDYPDKQNTSVYLNNLFQPRQYTYFSPFTTIHDFVYDETNPLLDSIAPYVEYKEGIIHIKGIAVFADGEMVTMFTQQEGKAIQILRGQKKLSVLTTTLDNDEKEKVALEFIKSKAKIKTNQNFNSPKVFITMEFEGNLSEYEGGKNLANDHELANLEKEVSKSIEKDVRILLEKCRQLSIEPTGLFETMRMRYKGDWPSDLTQQLMAKAEFEIKAETTILSAGALK; encoded by the coding sequence ATGAAAAATTACCTGATGCTATTTGTGGTTTCTCTCCTTCTCTTGCTGAGTGGCTGTTCTACTGAGCAAGGTTCTCAACCCTCCCTGGAGAGATTGGGGATGATCAGTGTCATAGCTTTCGATTATATTGATGAGGATAAAATGAAAATAACCGTTATCATGCCCCAGCCTGCCACAGAAGCCATGAAGCATACACAAGCAATTACAGTAGAAACAGACATGCTCCATAAAGGGCTGGTTGAAATCGCATCCAAAGCAGATAAAGCCGTTACTTTGGAACAACTTCGTGTCGCCTTATTCAGTGAAGAATTTGCTGAAAAAGGTCAAATGAAAGAAATGGTAGAGTTTTTATATAAGGATACGGAAGTGCGATCGAACACTTTTGTGGCTGTAGTTAAAGATTCGGCCGAAGAATTATTGAGGAAAGATTATCCCGATAAACAGAATACAAGTGTCTATCTCAACAATTTATTCCAACCAAGACAATATACGTACTTTAGTCCGTTCACAACGATTCATGACTTTGTCTATGACGAAACGAATCCACTGCTGGATTCAATTGCCCCTTATGTCGAATATAAAGAAGGCATCATCCATATTAAAGGAATTGCTGTATTTGCTGATGGAGAGATGGTAACCATGTTTACACAACAAGAAGGGAAGGCCATACAAATACTGCGTGGACAGAAGAAGCTCTCTGTACTTACCACCACTCTCGATAATGATGAAAAAGAGAAAGTTGCTTTGGAATTTATTAAATCGAAAGCTAAAATTAAGACCAATCAAAACTTTAATTCACCGAAGGTCTTTATTACCATGGAATTTGAAGGGAATTTAAGTGAATACGAAGGCGGGAAAAATCTGGCGAACGATCATGAATTGGCAAATCTCGAAAAAGAGGTAAGTAAAAGTATTGAGAAAGATGTGCGAATTCTGTTGGAAAAATGTCGGCAATTATCGATTGAGCCTACTGGGTTGTTTGAGACTATGCGTATGCGTTATAAGGGAGATTGGCCCAGTGATTTGACCCAACAATTAATGGCCAAAGCTGAATTTGAAATTAAAGCCGAAACAACAATTCTGAGTGCTGGTGCATTGAAATAA
- a CDS encoding MarR family transcriptional regulator: protein MKNLVFHEMHQKARLSNKEVNEALKDFGLYSAQWSILFCLKRFGIMTQTEIWQYLNVEAPTVTRTLVKLEQRNFIIRKEGKDKRERIVELTEEAMYLIPKIEGKIAEVEGRLLQSLSDDEVNELTRLLKKLGKDYE, encoded by the coding sequence ATGAAGAATTTAGTGTTTCACGAAATGCATCAGAAAGCACGATTGTCAAATAAGGAAGTAAACGAAGCGTTAAAAGATTTTGGATTATATAGCGCACAGTGGTCCATTCTGTTTTGCCTGAAGCGATTCGGTATCATGACACAGACCGAAATTTGGCAGTATTTAAATGTCGAAGCTCCAACTGTAACGAGAACTTTGGTGAAGTTGGAACAACGGAACTTCATCATCCGTAAGGAAGGCAAAGACAAAAGGGAGAGAATTGTCGAGTTGACAGAAGAAGCGATGTATTTGATTCCAAAAATTGAAGGGAAAATTGCGGAAGTTGAAGGTAGATTGTTGCAGTCATTGTCAGACGATGAAGTAAATGAACTGACCCGACTGTTAAAGAAATTAGGTAAGGATTATGAATAA
- a CDS encoding MFS transporter: MNKQSNKSSIWTKSFINIAVSNFFIFVVFYALLTLMPMYALDLPGGTVSKAGLVTTIFLLSVILVRPFSGLILEKFGRKRMLGLSMLAFAVSTFSYVLTEDIKLLLILRFIHGVSFSIATTVTLSIAADIVPPERRGEGLGYFGMSMNLAVVVGPFIALTLQPLISYHSIFLIFGVIMIIGWLCGVFVKDTLQAIQPSAKRKLSWSDLFERKALAISSVGIFVSFAYASIMSFISLYAQSIGLIETASYFFLVFAAAMLISRPITGRLFDTMGPNIIIIPSILIFAAGLFVLSLASSAWMLLLAGALIGLGYGTLLPSFQTLAIQASPNRRSAYATATFFTLFDTGIAVGSFVLGIAVAYMGYANLYMALGGFVVLIVFYYKWIMKEK, encoded by the coding sequence ATGAATAAGCAATCAAATAAATCATCCATATGGACAAAAAGTTTCATCAACATTGCCGTCAGTAACTTTTTCATATTTGTAGTGTTTTATGCATTGTTAACGTTAATGCCCATGTATGCTCTTGATCTGCCAGGAGGAACCGTTTCCAAAGCAGGGCTTGTCACGACCATCTTCCTGTTATCTGTCATTCTCGTCCGGCCTTTTTCTGGTCTGATCCTCGAGAAGTTCGGTAGAAAACGCATGTTGGGATTAAGTATGCTTGCATTTGCAGTTTCTACATTTTCCTATGTATTGACGGAAGACATCAAGTTGCTACTTATTTTACGATTTATTCATGGCGTTTCATTCAGCATAGCCACAACAGTGACGTTGTCGATTGCAGCGGATATTGTTCCTCCCGAACGAAGAGGAGAAGGACTTGGCTACTTTGGCATGTCGATGAACTTGGCAGTTGTCGTTGGCCCGTTTATTGCCTTGACCCTTCAACCGCTTATTTCGTATCATTCCATATTTTTGATATTTGGTGTGATTATGATTATTGGTTGGCTTTGTGGGGTTTTTGTTAAAGATACCCTTCAAGCAATTCAGCCTAGTGCTAAGCGTAAACTGAGTTGGTCTGATCTATTTGAACGTAAGGCACTTGCAATTTCGTCTGTAGGGATATTCGTTTCGTTTGCATATGCGAGTATCATGTCATTCATCTCGTTATATGCACAGTCAATCGGGTTAATTGAAACAGCCAGTTACTTCTTTCTAGTCTTTGCAGCAGCAATGCTCATTTCACGACCTATCACAGGAAGACTGTTTGATACAATGGGACCGAATATCATCATCATTCCCTCGATCCTGATTTTTGCAGCAGGCTTGTTTGTCCTCAGTTTGGCTTCGTCTGCCTGGATGTTACTACTGGCAGGCGCGTTGATCGGTTTGGGTTACGGTACGTTATTGCCGAGTTTCCAAACGCTTGCCATTCAGGCATCGCCGAACAGAAGAAGTGCTTATGCAACTGCCACATTCTTTACACTTTTTGATACAGGCATTGCAGTAGGGTCCTTTGTGCTTGGCATTGCCGTAGCGTATATGGGATATGCAAACTTGTATATGGCACTTGGTGGTTTCGTCGTACTGATTGTCTTTTACTATAAGTGGATTATGAAAGAAAAGTAA